GCGGCGGACACCCCTGACGGCATCACCTTCACCGCCAACATCCCCACCGAGGAAGTCTGGACGGCCCCCCACCGCGAGCGTGTGGATGGCGTGGTGGTCAGCACCAAGCCGCTGTCGTACAACGGCGTGCTGATCGAGGGTATCCGCATCCGCTTCGAGGGGGGGCGCGTGGTGGAGGCGACCGCGCAGCAGGGCCAGGACACCCTGCGGCAGATGATCGACACCGACGAGGGCAGCCACCGCCTGGGCGAGGTGGCGCTGGTGCCCAACTCCAGCCCGATCAGCCGTTCGGGTCTGTTCTTCTTCAACACCCTCTACGACGAGAACGCCGCCTCCCACATTGCCATCGGCAGCGCCTACCGCTTCAACGTGCAGGGCGGCGTGGAGATGACGACCGAGGAGTTCGCCGCCAAGGGGGGCAACGACAGCCTCACCCACGTGGACTGGATGATCGGCAGCGGGGAGATGGACGTGGACGGCCTCACGAAGGACGGGCAGCGCGAGGCGGTGATGCGGGGAGGCGAGTTCGTGATCTAGGAAGTGGGATGCGGTGCGCGGTCAAAGCGTCTTCCTGCGTACCGCGCACCGCGTCCTGCCTCCCTACTCCCGTTGCGCCAGCCACAACACCAGCGCCGCCGCGCTCGCCGGGTTGGTGGCGAGGGGGATGTCGTGGACGTCGCACAGGCGCAGCAGGGCCGTCACGTCCGGCTCGTGCGGCTGCGCGGTGAGGGGGTCGCGGAAGAAGAAGACGGCCAGGACCTGCTCCGTGGCGATGCGGGCACCGATCTGCTGGTCGCCGCCCAGCGGCCCCGACAGCACCCGCTCGACCGCGAGGCCGGTCTTGTCCTGCAAGATGCCGCCGGTCGTGCCGGTGGCGACCAGGTGAAAGCGCTCCAGCACGTCCCGGTGCTTCAGGGCGAACAGGGCGAGTTCGAGCTTCTGGCGATCATGGGCGATCAGGGCCACCTGGCGGCGGTCGGGGGACAGGCTCACGTCTCCTCCTGCTGCGCTGCCAGCGCCGCCCCGATCACGCCCGCCTCGGTGCCGAGCTGGGCGCGGCGGATCGTGACGGGGGCAAAGGCGGCGGCGTACTCGTCGGCGGCCGCCTGAATTCCCCCGAAAAAGGCGTCTCCCACGCTCGCCACGCCACCGCCGAGCACAAACACCTCGGGGTCGAGGAGCTTCTGGAGGTCGGCCAGCGCCACGCCGATGTACTTCAGCGCCCGGTCCACGATGCGCCGGGCGGCGGGATGGCCCTGGGCGGCCAGCGCAAAGGCCTCGGCGGTACTCACGTCGCGGTTCAGGGCGTAGCTGGCGTCACGGGCGATGGCGGTGCCGCTGGCGACCGCCTCCAGCGCCCCGTCGAGGCCCGCGCCGCTCACCGGGCCGCCGGGCACCACGGTCAGATGCCCGAGTTCCCCGGCGATGCCGTGCCGCCCGCGCCACAGCCGCCCCCCCAGCACGATCCCCGCGCCGATGCCGGTGCTGACGGTCACGTACACGCTGCTGCTGGTGCCGCGCGCCGCGCCCAGGTGTGCCTCGGCCAGGGCGGCGGCCTTCGCGTCGTTTTCCAGCACCACGCGCTGCCCCAGGCGCTCCTCCAG
This is a stretch of genomic DNA from Deinococcus carri. It encodes these proteins:
- a CDS encoding methylglyoxal synthase, translating into MSLSPDRRQVALIAHDRQKLELALFALKHRDVLERFHLVATGTTGGILQDKTGLAVERVLSGPLGGDQQIGARIATEQVLAVFFFRDPLTAQPHEPDVTALLRLCDVHDIPLATNPASAAALVLWLAQRE
- a CDS encoding ROK family protein, whose product is MTQAAEQVSIGVDVGGTKIASGVLRGEELHDRQVQPTPETGWEAVLDAVAARVRALQEQHPEAVRVGVGVPGPLNVERTRVRFAPNIYGFTDVPLVDGLEERLGQRVVLENDAKAAALAEAHLGAARGTSSSVYVTVSTGIGAGIVLGGRLWRGRHGIAGELGHLTVVPGGPVSGAGLDGALEAVASGTAIARDASYALNRDVSTAEAFALAAQGHPAARRIVDRALKYIGVALADLQKLLDPEVFVLGGGVASVGDAFFGGIQAAADEYAAAFAPVTIRRAQLGTEAGVIGAALAAQQEET